Proteins encoded within one genomic window of Misgurnus anguillicaudatus chromosome 18, ASM2758022v2, whole genome shotgun sequence:
- the igfbp1a gene encoding insulin-like growth factor-binding protein 1a, with product MSVPLLKFVWVAAFSALLSAPGLRASPVLAQEPIRCAPCSPERLAECPAVDAGCEEVLREPGCGCCLACALKRDDSCGIYTAPCGSGLRCLPRPGEPRPLHALTRGQAMCTENPNSEQNQNEQTPDHQEPHNGATGSNEGSSALFVPGHGKPFDPRVITAKESMKAKVNAIRKKLVEQGPCHIELQTALEKITKSQQKLGDKFTRFYLPNCDKHGLYKAKQCESSLDGQRGKCWCVASWNGKRIFGSSDLPADAECPEELNH from the exons ATGAGCGTACCGCTTCTGAAGTTTGTCTGGGTGGCAGCATTCAGCGCGCTCCTGTCTGCGCCGGGGCTCCGGGCTTCTCCAGTGCTGGCGCAGGAACCCATCCGCTGCGCCCCGTGCTCCCCGGAGCGGCTGGCCGAGTGTCCCGCGGTGGATGCCGGCTGCGAGGAGGTGCTCAGAGAGCCGGGCTGCGGCTGCTGCCTTGCTTGCGCGTTGAAGAGGGACGACTCGTGCGGGATCTACACCGCACCTTGCGGCTCTGGACTCCGCTGTCTGCCGAGACCCGGCGAACCTAGACCTTTGCACGCGCTCACACGCGGACAGGCAATGTGCACGGAAAACCCAAATTCCGAGCAGAACCAGAACGAACAAACACCAG ATCATCAAGAACCTCATAACGGAGCAACGGGATCAAATGAAGGCAGCTCTGCGCTCTTCGTGCCCGGGCACGGCAAGCCTTTCGACCCGCGAGTCATCACCGCTAAAGAGAGCATGAAGGCCAAAGTCAACGCCATACGCAAGAAACTCGTTGAGCAG GGTCCTTGTCATATTGAACTACAAACTGCCCTTGAGAAGATCACCAAATCTCAGCAGAAACTGGGAGACAAATTCACCAGATTTTATCTTCCAAATTGTGACAAACACGGTCTATACAAAGCCAAACAG TGTGAATCGTCTCTGGATGGTCAGAGGGGGAAATGTTGGTGTGTGGCATCCTGGAATGGGAAGAGGATTTTTGGATCAAGTGACCTGCCAGCAGATGCCGAGTGTCCCGAGGAACTCAACCACTGa